A window of the Myripristis murdjan chromosome 15, fMyrMur1.1, whole genome shotgun sequence genome harbors these coding sequences:
- the LOC115372386 gene encoding glutathione S-transferase P isoform X1: MPPYTITYFAVRGRCGAMRIMLADQDQTWKENVVTFDDWVKGDLKATCVFGQLPKFEDGDLALYQSNAILRHLGRNHGAYGNDNREASLIDMMNDGVEDLRLKYVKLIYQEYDSGKEAYIKDLPNHLSKFEAAMAKNNTGFLVGNKVSFADYSLLDVLLNHLVLSPTCLDTFPTLKSFVEKMSARPKIKAFLDSDAHKQLPINGNGKQ, translated from the exons A TGCCTCCATACACCATCACTTACTTTGCCGTCAGAG GCCGCTGTGGAGCCATGAGGATCATGCTGGCTGACCAGGACCAGACCTGGAAAGAGAATGTGGTCACATTTGATGACTGGGTCAAAGGAGACCTGAAAGCCACATGT GTGTTTGGCCAGTTGCCTAAGTTTGAGGATGGAGACTTGGCCTTATATCAGTCTAATGCCATTCTGAGACACTTGGGTCGCAATCATG GAGCGTATGGGAACGACAACAGGGAGGCCAGCCTGATTGATATGATGAACGATGGTGTTGAAGACCTACGTCTCAAATATGTGAAGCTTATTTACCAAGAATAT GACAGTGGGAAAGAGGCATACATTAAAGATCTGCCAAACCACTTGTCCAAATTTGAAGCAGCCATGGCCAAAAACAACACTGGCTTTCTGGTTGGGAACAAG GTTTCATTCGCAGACTACAGCCTGTTGGATGTTCTGCTCAACCACTTGGTCCTGAGTCCGACCTGCCTGGACACTTTCCCTACCCTCAAGAGCTTTGTGGAGAAGATGTCGGCACGCCCCAAAATCAAGGCCTTCCTTGATTCAGACGCGCACAAGCAGCTACCGATCAACGGCAATGGCAAACAATGA
- the cdk1 gene encoding cyclin-dependent kinase 1, with protein sequence MEDYLKIEKIGEGTYGVVYKGRHKATGQIVAMKKIRLESEEEGVPSTAVREISLLKELQHPNVVRLLDVLMQESRLYLIFEFLSMDLKKYLDSIPSGQYMDRMLVKSYLYQILEGIQFCHCRRVLHRDLKPQNLLIDNKGVIKLADFGLARAFGVPVRVYTHEVVTLWYRAPEVLLGAPRYSTPVDIWSIGTIFAELATKKPLFHGDSEIDQLFRIFRSLGTPNNDVWPDVESLPDYKNTFPKWKSGNLFSMVKNLDKDGLDLLAKMLIYNPPKRISARQAMAHPYFDDLDKSTLPASTVKI encoded by the exons ATGGAAGACTACTTGAAAATAGAGAAAATTGGCGAGG GTACCTATGGGGTGGTATACAAGGGCAGACACAAAGCCACTGGCCAGATTGTTGCCATGAAAAAGATCCGCCtggagagtgaggaagaggggGTTCCAAGCACCGCTGTCAGAGAGATCTCGCTGCTAAAAGAGCTTCAGCATCCCAATGTTGTACG gctCCTGGATGTCCTGATGCAGGAGTCTCGTCTTTACCTCATCTTTGAGTTCCTGTCCATGGACTTGAAGAAATATCTGGACTCCATCCCATCAGGGCAGTACATGGACCGTATGCTGGTCAAG AGCTATCTCTACCAGATCTTAGAGGGTATTCAGTTCTGTCATTGTCGTCGAGTCCTCCATAGAGACCTGAAACCCCAGAACCTTTTGATTGACAACAAGGGAGTCATCAAATTGGCAGACTTTGGCTTAGCCAGGGCCTTTGGCGTTCCTGTCAGGGTTTACACCCATGAG GTTGTGACTTTGTGGTACCGGGCTCCAGAGGTCCTGCTAGGTGCCCCCCGCTATTCAACCCCTGTTGACATCTGGAGCATTGGGACTATCTTTGCGGAGCTTGCTACTAAGAAACCTCTGTTCCATGGAGACTCTGAGATAGACCAGCTATTCAGAATCttcag GAGTCTGGGAACCCCAAACAACGATGTCTGGCCTGATGTTGAGTCGCTACCGGACTATAAAAACACCTTTCCTAAATGGAAATCTGGCAACCTCTTCTCAATGGTGAAAAACCTGGATAAGGATGGCCTGGACCTGCTGGCT AAAATGCTCATCTACAATCCTCCCAAGAGGATCTCAGCACGTCAGGCCATGGCCCACCCCTACTTTGATGACCTGGATAAGTCCACCCTGCCTGCCAGCACAGTCAAGATatga